A region from the Eleginops maclovinus isolate JMC-PN-2008 ecotype Puerto Natales chromosome 17, JC_Emac_rtc_rv5, whole genome shotgun sequence genome encodes:
- the LOC134879420 gene encoding LOW QUALITY PROTEIN: DENN domain-containing protein 2A-like (The sequence of the model RefSeq protein was modified relative to this genomic sequence to represent the inferred CDS: deleted 1 base in 1 codon), with translation MASSKRMTITPDCIYSTVNRVKKGRTGEKGDFHIASVDNNKVGQRRERAHKLPFTPLDNQREESPMMAHRRPSFDPHSNENTLLVGNKLPRSNGGKIKDKISLWEGKDPTHSPITSSSLGQCSSIKRTESLTKNGNNSDGQSVESSKRVAQKEKEHLGKENVGKLGDSRPCSPVETGKKQRGMLKSSKLSESKKGEDCGGTDHEKENVEKLRDSRPCSPTVAVQVETLKKSNEKRTAEQANQEKRAVFTLFKNLEAMGENHGKSPPELGNYFSPPSKDKQVVMGRTGSVKGKQHQENVYTEPGSPPINPVPKPQRTFEHPTIVTIGKSQSKNREKRNLPPLPSTLPPTSKKTSSKPPSGFYGRPRGERVRDNVNRKSFEFEDIARSTSPLFSRLPEHHYEDIPDSSKENPYEDVELESQCSQQSLPSSPGADTTKTTRPGFFRQNSGRSFKLLDLRRTNQSPHSTSSGGVSSPPQLSPPSTPGSEHTSWLPGDPYSRTCRRIPTAVLRINSIFEAKIGKKHLRRIYHYAETSSGRVTDENSDSESEVEERSRAHRQRLVSVQSILSQPSQGQVHYNGTNTRKCSREKELHQRQLFEYFLVVSLQKSKAGAHYLPEVTQQFPPKLERSFKFMRETEDQLRIIPQFCFPDAKDWEPVENFPSEMFSFVLTGEDGSRRFGYCRRLLPSGKGKRLPEVYCIVSHLGCFNLFSKVLDEVERCRALSPALVQPFMRAIMEAQFPAPGRTITIKTFLPGSGTEVMELCRPSDSRLEHVDFECLFSCLSLRLLLRVLGSLLLERRVIFTADKLSTLSQCCHAVVALLYPFVWQHTYIPVLPSAMLDIVCTPTPFLVGLLSSSLPQLTELPLEEVLVVDLGNSRFLRQLDDEDSILPSKLQSALENVLERRRELANERGGDTPGDSGHLSTVVSEAFVRFFVELVGHYPLFITGEREDGYSSSSSSPVPYYFRREGFRKAIPSKTVRRFLEVFMETQMFGWFIQERELHRQALRGLFEVRVQEYLDSIHENEHRRVNRFLKGLGNKMKFLSKK, from the exons ATGGCGTCCTCTAAGAGAATGACAATCACTCCGGACTGCATATACTCCACTGTCAACAG gGTAAAGAAGGGCCGTACTGGTGAA AAGGGTGATTTCCATATTGCTTCAGTGGACAACAACAAAGTTGGGCAAAGAAGAGAGAGGGCACACAAACTTCCTTTCACTCCGTTAGACAACCAGAGGGAAGAATCACCAATGATGGCGCACAGGAGGCCGAGCTTTGACCCTCACAGCAATGAGAATACTCTCCTGGTAGGCAACAAGCTGCCCAGATCCAACGGAGGCAAAATCAAGGACAAGATTTCTTTATGGGAGGGGAAGGATCCCACTCACTCACCCATTACGTCAAGTTCTTTGGGCCAATGCTCCAGCATAAAGAGGACAGAATCCCTTACAAAAAACGGGAACAACTCTGATGGGCAGAGCGTAGAGAGTTCCAAGAGAGTAGCccaaaaggaaaaggaacatCTTGGTAAAGAGAATGTAGGCAAACTTGGGGATTCAAGGCCTTGTTCGCCTGTTGAAACCGGGAAAAAGCAAAGAGGGATGCTGAAGAGCAGCAAGCTCAGTGAGAGCAAAAAAGGGGAGGACTGTGGTGGAACTGATCACGAGAAAGAGAATGTAGAAAAGCTTAGGGATTCAAGGCCTTGCTCGCCTACAGTAGCAGTGCAGGTGGAGACGTTGAAGAAAAGCAATgaaaagagaacagcagaacaAGCCAACCAGGAGAAGAGGGCTGTGTTcaccctttttaaaaacctgGAGGCTATGGGGGAGAACCATGGGAAAAGTCCTCCAGAGCTCGGGAACTACTTCAGCCCACCCAGCAAGGACAAACAGGTAGTTATGGGTCGTACTGGTTCAGTGAAAGGGAAGCAGCACCAGGAGAATGTGTACACGGAGCCGGGGTCGCCCCCCATCAACCCAGTGCCCAAACCCCAACGGACCTTTGAGCATCCAACGATCGTCACCATCGGGAAAAGTCAGAGTaagaacagagagaagaggaaccTCCCCCCACTGCCCTCCACCTTGCCACCCACCTCTAAAAAAACGTCCTCAAAACCTCCCTCTGGTTTCTACGGGAGACCCAGGGGTGAGAGAGTCAGAGACAACGTCAACAG GAAGTCCTTTGAGTTTGAAGACATCGCAAGGTCAACCAGCCCGCTTTTCTCTCGCTTACCAGAACATCACTACGAAGACATCCCAG ACTCATCCAAAGAGAACCCATATGAGGACGTAGAGTTGGAGAGTCAATGCTCCCAGCAGTCTTTGCCCTCCTCTCCTGGCGCCGATACTACCAAG ACCACGAGGCCAGGCTTCTTCAGGCAGAATTCAGGTAGGAGCTTTAAGCTGCTGGACCTGCGGAGAACCAACCAGTCGCCCCACAGCACCAGCAGTGGGGGGGTTTCATCTCCACCCCAGCTCAGCCCTCCCTCCACTCCTGGCTCTGAACACACTTCCTGGCTTCCCGGGGATCCTTACAGCCGCACCTGCCGCAGGATACCAACG GCTGTGCTTAGAATCAACAGCATTTTTGAGGCGAAGATTGGGAAGAAACATCTCCGAAGGATCTATCATTACGCTGAGACAAGCTCAGGCAGAG TAACAGATGAGAACAGTGACTCTGAGAGTGAAGTTGAAGAGAGATCAAGAG CTCATCGTCAGCGCCTCGTGTCGGTTCAGTCCATACTGAGCCAGCCAAGCCAAGGTCAAGTCCATTACAACGGTACCAACACCAGGAAGTGCTCTCGGGAAAAGGAGCTCCACCAGCGTCAgctgtttgaatattttctaGTTGTGTCACTGCAGAAATCAAAGGCCGGTGCACACTATCTGCCAGAGGTCACACAGCAGTTCCCACCAAAG TTGGAGCGGAGCTTTAAGTTCATGAGGGAGACGGAGGATCAGCTGAGGATAATCCCTCAGTTCTGTTTCCCTGATGCAAAAGACTGGGAGCCAGTGGAGAACTTCCCAAG TGAGATGTTCTCCTTTGTTTTGACGGGAGAGGATGGAAGCAGGAGGTTCGGATACTGCCGGCGTTTACTG CCCAGTGGAAAAGGTAAACGTCTACCAGAAGTCTACTGTATCGTCAGCCACCTTGGCTGCTTTAACCTGTTCTCAAAG gtATTGGATGAGGTGGAGAGGTGTAGGGCTTTGTCTCCCGCTCTTGTGCAGCCTTTCATGAGAGCCATCATGGAGGCTCAGTTTCCAGCTCCAGGCAGAACCATCACCATTAAGACCTTCCTCCCCGGCTCCGGCACGGAG GTGATGGAGCTGTGTCGGCCCTCTGACTCGCGGTTGGAGCATGTGGACTTTGAGTGTCTGTTCTCCTGTCTGAGTCTGCGCCTGCTCCTCCGGGTGTTGGGCTCCCTGCTGCTGGAGCGGAGGGTCATCTTCACCGCCGACAAACTCAG TACTCTCTCCCAGTGCTGCCATGCTGTCGTGGCGCTGCTCTACCCCTTTGTGTGGCAGCACACTTACATCCCTGTGCTGCCGTCGGCCATGCTGGACATCGTGTGCACTCCCACACCGTTCCTCGTGGGCCTGCTGTCCAGCTCCCTGCCCCAGCTCACTGAGCTGCCCCTGGAGGAG GTTCTGGTTGTGGATCTTGGAAACAGTCGATTTCTCAGACAG TTGGATGACGAAGACTCCATCCTGCCATCTAAGCTCCAATCAGCCCTGGAGAATGTTCTGGAGAGGAGACGAGAGCTTGCtaatgagagaggaggagacacacCTGGTG ATTCGGGCCATCTTAGCACCGTAGTGTCCGAGGCCTTCGTTCGTTTCTTCGTGGAGCTGGTAGGCCACTATCCACTCTTCATCACCGGTGAACGGGAAGACGgctactcctcctcttcctcctcccctgtCCCCTACTATTTCCGGCGTGAGGGTTTTCGTAAAGCGATCCCGTCTAAGACAGTGCGCCGGTTCCTGGAGGTCTTCATGGAGACCCAAATGTTTGGCTGGTTCATCCAGGAGAGAGAGCTCCATAGACAGGCTCTGAGAG gATTATTTGAAGTGAGGGTGCAGGAGTATCTGGACTCCATCCACGAGAATGAACACCGGAGGGTCAACAGGTTTCTCAAAGGATTGG gaaataaaatgaaatttcTTTCCAAGAAATAA
- the slc37a3 gene encoding sugar phosphate exchanger 3, with amino-acid sequence MPPSCCGCLSQYTHHHLVAFLLTFFSYVLLHASRKTFSNVKVSISAQWTPTFTNGSQAAFSPGETWEGNHLFADKEQATLFLGALDTIFLFSYAVGLYFSGVIGDRVNLRYVLCVGLCGSAAVEFLFGTLTEWLKIYNVYLYCGLWVLNGLLQSAVWPCVVAVMGNWFGKTGRGFVFGLWSACASVGNILGAFLASSVLKYGYEYAFLVTSVVQFAGGVVVFFGLLTSPKEVGLCLESETGLSPVETDTDSHRPLMSDEEDDAEVEVYDKHYHSIQEPEEDPLAEAPQPVTFCQAFCLPGVLPYSLAYACLKLVNYSFFFWLPFYLTNNFGWKEADSDRLSVWYDVGGILGGTIQGLISDLMGKRSPVLAVSLALAIGALVGYSHSPSDQVINAVLLTATGFFIGGPSNMISSAISADLGRQDALRGSQKALATVTGIVDGTGSIGAAAGQYLVSLIESKLGWIQVFYFFIAMTAGSIVFITPLLHKEVREMWRERQALRRQL; translated from the exons ATGCCTCCCTCGTGCTGTGGCTGCCTGTCACAGTACACTCATCACCATCTGGTTGCCTTCCTCCTCACCTTCTTTAG CTATGTGCTGCTGCATGCTTCCAGGAAGACGTTCAGCAATGTGAAAGTCAGCATTTCCGCCCAGTGGACGCCAACGTTTACAAATGGCAGCCAAGCAGCCTTTTCTCCCGGCGAG ACATGGGAGGGCAATCATCTGTTTGCAGATAAAGAGCAGGCCACTCTGTTCCTGGGAGCTCTGGACACCATCTTCCTGTTCTCGTACGCAGTG GGTCTGTATTTCAGCGGTGTGATTGGGGACCGAGTGAACCTGCGCTACGTGCTCTGCGTCGGCCTGTGTGGCTCTGCTGCAGTG gagttTCTGTTTGGCACTCTCACCGAATGGCTCAAAATCTACAACGTCTATCTGTACTGCGGGCTGTGGGTGCTGAACGGCCTGCTGCAGTCCGCTGTGTGGCCCTGCGTCGTGGCCGTCATGGGGAACTGGTTCGGCAAGACGGG GCGTGGCTTTGTGTTCGGCCTGTGGAGCGCCTGTGCCTCCGTAGGAAACATACTGGGGGCTTTCCTGGCTTCTAGCGTACTCAAGTATGGATACGAG TACGCCTTCTTGGTGACCTCGGTGGTGCAGTTTGCCGGTGGGGTGGTGGTGTTCTTCGGCCTGCTGACCTCCCCGAAAGAAGTCG ggttgTGCTTGGAGTCAGAGACTGGACTGAGTCCGGTGGAGACGGACACGGACAGCCACAGGCCTTTGATGAGCGACGAGGAGGATGACGCCGAGGTGGAGGTGTACGACAAACATTACCACTCAATTCAAGAGCCGGAGGAGGATCCTCTGGCGGAGGCCCCTCAACCCGTTACCTTCTGCCAGGCCTTCTGTCTGCCTGGAGTGCTACCG TATTCCCTGGCTTATGCGTGTCTGAAGCTGGTCAACTactccttcttcttctggctGCCTTTCTACCTGACCAACAACTTTGGCTGGAAGGAGGCCGATTCCGACCGCCTGTCTGTGTGGTACGATGTCGGAGGAATCCTCG GAGGGACCATTCAGGGTTTGATTTCTGACTTAATGGGAAAGAGATCCCCGGTGTTGGCCGTCAGTCTGGCACTAGCGATTGGAGCCCTGGTGGGGTACAGCC ACTCGCCTAGTGACCAGGTGATAAACGCCGTGCTGTTGACAGCAACGGGCTTCTTCATTGGCGGTCCGTCTAATATGATCAGCTCGGCCATATCTGCTGACCTGGGGAGACAGGACGCTCTGAGGGGGAGTCAGAAGGCTTTGGCTACAGTCACCGGCATAGTGGACGGAACAGGAAGTATAGGAGCCGCTGCGGGACAG tACCTGGTGTCGCTGATAGAGAGCAAGCTGGGCTGGATACAAGTCTTCTACTTCTTCATCGCCATG